The Neodiprion fabricii isolate iyNeoFabr1 chromosome 4, iyNeoFabr1.1, whole genome shotgun sequence genome window below encodes:
- the LOC124180534 gene encoding 39S ribosomal protein L35, mitochondrial, with protein MLRIVGLAWRAAGTARAAGVSAGYSNLSKLIPAGFTTATTNCRCFSALSTYFRPLVDSAKDSRVSIISEPLAGILLPVPIQSTQVPVRTLTKFSLQKGKRKCVKAVIKRFYRLNWGCWIRTKTGRHKKLWKKSPANRRRLRQHVFVNATQSWLLDTMVTNFWRRPRFYVNDPYTPYHSREEFIFTRTKPSLK; from the exons ATGCTGCGCATCGTCGGTCTGGCTTGGCGAG CCGCTGGAACTGCGCGCGCAGCCGGAGTAAGCGCGGGATATTCAAATCTCTCTAAACTCATCCCTGCTGGATTTACGACCGCGACGACAAATTGCCGATGTTTCAGCGCCCTTTCTACTTATTTTCGACCCCTCGTAGACTCGGCTAAGGATTCGCGAGTTTCGATAATCAG CGAACCTCTAGCAGGGATACTTTTGCCAGTTCCTATTCAGTCAACGCAAGTCCCTGTGAGAACGTTGACTAAGTTTTCACTCCAGAAAGGGAAACGAAAATGTGTGAAGGCGGTCATCAAGCGATTCTACAGACTGAACTG GGGTTGTTGGATTCGCACAAAGACAGGCCGACATAAGAAACTCTGGAAGAAGTCGCCAGCGAATAGAAGACGGCTAAGACAGCACGTCTTCGTAAATGCTACACAATCTTGGCTGCTGGACACGATGGTAACCAATTTCTGGCGAAGGCCTAGATTCTACGTCAATGATCCTTACACTCCGTATCACTCTAGAGAGGAATTCATTTTCACCAGAACTAAACCGTCTTTGAAGTAa
- the LOC124180526 gene encoding fumarylacetoacetate hydrolase domain-containing protein 2A isoform X1 has translation MPLKGTIRVITRACLSTKRPSGADKTAFKSATTHLMRVASRSFSTTGSLEMRFVQFVNKNGGPQHLGVQLQPGGDITDISAVDSRIPNNLKKFLEGGEDLLKNVKRNESLMETVKRIVVEGRSIVQEADVNFLPPVTRMDKLACVGLNYSGHCKEQGLEPPKSPVMFSKFPSNIVGPNDDVVLPSISDKVDWEVELAIVIGKKGKALNNHEAEDYIFGYTIAQDLSARDWQKGSRNGGQFLLGKAMDNFCPLGPAVVTKEAICDINNLSVKTWVNGQLKQDGNTSELIFKPHDIVAYLSQFVTLLPGDVILTGTPGGVGFARNPPEYLKKGDILESEIESLGRMRNTMV, from the exons ATGCCACTCAAGGGAACGATCAGAGTGATAACCAGGGCGTGTCTATCGACCAAGCGCCCCTCCGGAGCCGATAAAACGGCTTTCAAAAGCGCAACGACACATTTAATGCGAGTCGCAAGCAGAAGCTTCTCAACTACCGGATCGCTCGAAATGAG GTTCGTACaatttgtgaataaaaatgggGGCCCCCAGCACCTGGGGGTACAACTTCAACCGGGCGGCGACATCACCGACATATCGGCTGTCGATTCCAGGATCCCGAAcaacctgaaaaaattcttggaaGGCGGTGAGGACctactgaaaaatgtgaagag GAACGAGAGTTTAATGGAGACTGTGAAAAG GATAGTAGTCGAAGGCAGAAGCATAGTGCAAGAAGCCGACGTTAACTTCCTTCCCCCAGTTACCCGGATGGACAAACTAGCCTGCGTTGGCTTAAACTACAGTGGACACTGCAAGGAACAAGGGCTGGAACCCCCAAAAAGTCCTGTCATGTTCAGCAAATTTCCCAGCAATATCGTAGGACCGAATGATGACGTCGTTTTACCCAGCATATCCGAT AAAGTTGATTGGGAAGTGGAACTGGCGATAGTGATTGGAAAGAAGGGTAAGGCGCTGAACAACCATGAAGCTGAGGACTACATATTCGGCTACACGATCGCCCAGGACTTATCCGCCCGTGACTGGCAAAAAGGAAGTCGAAATGGGGGCCAATTTCTCCTCGGCAAGGCCATGGACAATTTCTGTCCTCTGGGGCCTGCCGTCGTTACAAAAGAGGCGATATGTGACATAAACAATCTGTCTGTAAAAACGTGggtcaacggtcagctcaagCAGGATGGAAATACCAGCGAGCTCATTTTCAAGCCCCATGATATCGTTGCCTACCTTTCTCA atttgttACTCTGCTACCCGGTGATGTAATTTTAACCGGAACTCCTGGTGGCGTTGGATTTGCACGCAATCCTCCGGAGTATCTGAAG AAAGGAGACATCCTAGAATCGGAAATAGAAAGTCTCGGTCGTATGCGTAACACGATGGTTTGA
- the LOC124180526 gene encoding fumarylacetoacetate hydrolase domain-containing protein 2A isoform X2 produces MPLKGTIRVITRACLSTKRPSGADKTAFKSATTHLMRVASRSFSTTGSLEMRFVQFVNKNGGPQHLGVQLQPGGDITDISAVDSRIPNNLKKFLEGGEDLLKNVKRIVVEGRSIVQEADVNFLPPVTRMDKLACVGLNYSGHCKEQGLEPPKSPVMFSKFPSNIVGPNDDVVLPSISDKVDWEVELAIVIGKKGKALNNHEAEDYIFGYTIAQDLSARDWQKGSRNGGQFLLGKAMDNFCPLGPAVVTKEAICDINNLSVKTWVNGQLKQDGNTSELIFKPHDIVAYLSQFVTLLPGDVILTGTPGGVGFARNPPEYLKKGDILESEIESLGRMRNTMV; encoded by the exons ATGCCACTCAAGGGAACGATCAGAGTGATAACCAGGGCGTGTCTATCGACCAAGCGCCCCTCCGGAGCCGATAAAACGGCTTTCAAAAGCGCAACGACACATTTAATGCGAGTCGCAAGCAGAAGCTTCTCAACTACCGGATCGCTCGAAATGAG GTTCGTACaatttgtgaataaaaatgggGGCCCCCAGCACCTGGGGGTACAACTTCAACCGGGCGGCGACATCACCGACATATCGGCTGTCGATTCCAGGATCCCGAAcaacctgaaaaaattcttggaaGGCGGTGAGGACctactgaaaaatgtgaagag GATAGTAGTCGAAGGCAGAAGCATAGTGCAAGAAGCCGACGTTAACTTCCTTCCCCCAGTTACCCGGATGGACAAACTAGCCTGCGTTGGCTTAAACTACAGTGGACACTGCAAGGAACAAGGGCTGGAACCCCCAAAAAGTCCTGTCATGTTCAGCAAATTTCCCAGCAATATCGTAGGACCGAATGATGACGTCGTTTTACCCAGCATATCCGAT AAAGTTGATTGGGAAGTGGAACTGGCGATAGTGATTGGAAAGAAGGGTAAGGCGCTGAACAACCATGAAGCTGAGGACTACATATTCGGCTACACGATCGCCCAGGACTTATCCGCCCGTGACTGGCAAAAAGGAAGTCGAAATGGGGGCCAATTTCTCCTCGGCAAGGCCATGGACAATTTCTGTCCTCTGGGGCCTGCCGTCGTTACAAAAGAGGCGATATGTGACATAAACAATCTGTCTGTAAAAACGTGggtcaacggtcagctcaagCAGGATGGAAATACCAGCGAGCTCATTTTCAAGCCCCATGATATCGTTGCCTACCTTTCTCA atttgttACTCTGCTACCCGGTGATGTAATTTTAACCGGAACTCCTGGTGGCGTTGGATTTGCACGCAATCCTCCGGAGTATCTGAAG AAAGGAGACATCCTAGAATCGGAAATAGAAAGTCTCGGTCGTATGCGTAACACGATGGTTTGA
- the LOC124180520 gene encoding probable cytosolic oligopeptidase A has product MAVSFCGKRIILTRSSLLKTPRRNGYIVLVPEIGEDLPGKNPLLKDDGFPEFNRLSIEKCVAAIGKQSVEFEQGVRHIGETIEKMESPDIFNDVLNPIDDLAIPLDTTWGLAQTLYLGNQSLMPTKCYMNIHERARNARSSKYIIKPIYQACKNAKEDGSLKMTEEQRRLVSKFALEGKLNGFEVAPSNMDSFNLALFKIRERQTEFSDKLKVATEQFNHIVSDPNVVKDFPLEFLKSIAVDSLQPEKGPWKITLQPFIKNTFLEYCPDRNLRCKVWVADRQRSVPWTERHVATSVALEHLRDARARKAKYLGYKSYTHMSMETKMAGNVENIYNVLDSLLETAWPAQLQELDTLKSFAYDRGFESNLQLWDVPYWSRKQRTTLHGINEAHLQEYFPLPQVLSSLFKLLERLFDIKFIERKTADVWHQDVRLIDIVEGNEIEPIASFYLDPYARQNEKVRIEESSGWMVAIRNRSTITQTNPLAALIFNFQPPHQDKPSLLTFKDLQVLFAKFGHALQHLLTKTNHCEVAGFSNVEWDAVGISSNFILNWLYEYSTLKDIGTHYKTGESLPKEIIEGLANIRSHMAGYTLCKELYLSRLDLELHLNADIFWLDLVKKLWKNHFAFALDKRDGHVCSFEDIFSGDWGAAYYSHLWAQMVAADAYSAFQEVAPGDEQQQAEIGKRFKDTFLSSGGACHPSEVFRRFRGRDPSPNALMKNLGLKSQAKIH; this is encoded by the exons aTGGCAGTGTCATTTTGTGGTAAAAGAATAATCCTTACACGGTCCAGCCTGCTTAAAACCCCAAGGAGGAACGGATACATCGTACT AGTACCTGAAATCGGCGAAGATCTACCAGGAAAAAATCCGCTGCTCAAAGATGACGGATTTCCAGAATTCAATCGGCTCTCAATTGAGAAGTGCGTTGCTGCGATTGGAAAACAATCTGTGGAATTCGAACAGGGCGTCAGGCATATAGGAGAGACTATCGAAA AAATGGAGTCTCCTGACATATTTAACGACGTCTTGAATCCCATCGATGATCTCGCCATTCCGTTAGATACGACGTGGGGTTTGGCCCAGACACTCTACCTCGGAAATCAAAGCCTCATGCCAACTAAATGTTACATGAATATCCACGAGAGAGCTAGGAATGCCAGATCGTCCAAGTATATCATCAAGCCGATATATCAGGCGTGTAAAAATGCCAAGGAAGATGGGAGTTTGAAAATGACCGAGGAGCAGCGAAGACTTGTTTCCAAATTTGCGTTGGAGGGAAAATTGAACGGGTTCGAGGTTGCTCCTTCTAATATGGACAGCTTCAATCTCgcactttttaaaatacgTGAAAGACAGACTGaattttcagataaattaaag GTTGCAACGGAGCAATTTAACCACATAGTAAGCGACCCTAATGTAGTCAAAGACTTTCCTCTGGAGTTTCTGAAAAGCATCGCTGTAGATTCTTTGCAACCAGAGAAAGGCCCTTGGAAAATAACACTGCAGCCTTTCATCAAGAACACGTTTTTAG aatACTGTCCCGATCGCAATCTCAGATGTAAAGTTTGGGTCGCCGACCGCCAGCGTTCGGTGCCGTGGACTGAACGGCATGTAGCAACGAGCGTGGCTCTGGAACATCTCAGAGACGCGCGGGCTAGGAAAGCAAAATACCTTGGATATAAGTCCTACACTCACATGAGCATGGAAACGAAAATGGCtggaaatgtagaaaatatttataacgtTTTAGACTCGCTGTTGGAGACAG CGTGGCCTGCGCAGCTGCAGGAATTGGACACCTTGAAATCGTTTGCGTATGACAGAGGTTTTGAGAGCAATCTTCAGCTCTGGGATGTCCCGTACTGGAGCAGAAAACAACGAACGACTTTGCACGG CATCAACGAAGCCCATTTACAGGAATACTTTCCTCTGCCGCAAGTGCTGTCCAGTCTTTTTAAACTGTTGGAAAGATTATTTGATATAAAGTTCATTGAGCGAAAAACCGCAGATGTCTGGCATCAGGACGTTCGACTGATCGACATTGTAgaaggaaatgaaattgaGCCCATTGCTAGTTTCTATTTGGATCCGTACGCCAGACAGAACGAGAAAGTTCGGATAGAGGAAAGCTCGGGATGGATGGTGGCTATTCGGAACAGGAGCACCATTACGCAGACAAATCCTCTCGCCGCTCTCATATTCAATTTCCAACCGCCTCACCAGGACAAACCCTCCTTACTAACGTTCAAGGACCTTCAGGTCCTCTTTGCCAAG TTCGGTCACGCCTTGCAGCATTTATTAACCAAAACGAATCACTGCGAGGTTGCCGGATTCTCAAACGTCGAATGGGACGCTGTGGGAATAAGCAGCAACTTCATTTTGAATTG GCTGTATGAATATTCGACATTAAAAGATATCGGAACACATTACAAGACTGGAGAATCATTGCCGAAAGAGATAATCGAGGGATTGGCAAATATCAGATCTCATATGGCAGGCTACACGCTTTGCAAGGAGCTTTACCTGTCTCGGCTCGACTTGGAGCTGCATTTAAATGC AGATATTTTCTGGCTGGACCTTGTGAAAAAACTTTGGAAAAACCACTTCGCGTTTGCCTTGGATAAAAGGGACGGTCATGTCTGTTCGTTCGAGGATATATTCAGTGGCGACTGGGGAGCTGCGTATTATAG TCATTTGTGGGCGCAAATGGTGGCCGCCGATGCGTACAGCGCTTTCCAAGAGGTTGCGCCAGGCGACGAACAGCAACAGGCTGAAATTGGAAAGCGGTTTAAGGACACGTTTCTGTCGAGCGGTGGAGCGTGCCATCCGAGCGAAGTCTTCAGACGGTTTAGAGGCAGGGATCCGAGCCCCAACGCGCTGATGAAAAATCTTGGCTTAAAGTCGCAGGCTAAAATTCACTGA